From a single Halobellus ruber genomic region:
- a CDS encoding DUF1405 domain-containing protein — MADAADLRARLRRPFPKRWVQYYLGNPASLGWLLVADAAAFLVGISFYVHSDPSLRDLSALAYPLFGDSPTALALAALSVATLLPHLGRSLDEVPSNRLLALVHTLAFVWLVKYGVWTAIALNLRPGLYVGFTPTLLWEYWGILLTHLFFLLHAAVIPYYGRTSRGALAAALLLLLLNDAFDYGLGLYPPLRYEAGPLLAGITVVLSFLTVGYAYWVFDR; from the coding sequence ATGGCCGACGCCGCCGACCTCCGGGCCCGCCTCAGGCGCCCGTTCCCGAAGCGGTGGGTGCAGTACTACCTCGGCAACCCAGCAAGCCTGGGGTGGCTGCTCGTCGCCGACGCCGCGGCGTTTCTCGTCGGCATCAGCTTCTACGTCCACTCCGACCCCTCGCTCCGGGACCTCAGTGCCCTTGCGTACCCGCTGTTCGGCGATTCGCCGACCGCGCTGGCGCTTGCGGCCCTCTCGGTTGCGACCCTGCTGCCACACCTGGGACGGTCGCTCGATGAGGTCCCCTCGAACCGGCTGCTCGCGCTCGTCCACACCCTCGCGTTCGTGTGGCTCGTGAAATACGGCGTCTGGACCGCCATCGCGCTCAATCTCCGCCCGGGCCTCTACGTCGGGTTCACCCCCACCCTGCTCTGGGAGTACTGGGGCATCCTCCTCACGCATCTGTTCTTCCTGCTTCACGCCGCCGTCATCCCCTATTACGGTCGTACGTCCCGCGGGGCGCTGGCGGCGGCGCTCCTCTTGCTCCTCCTCAACGACGCCTTCGACTACGGACTGGGGCTCTACCCGCCGCTGCGGTACGAGGCGGGGCCGCTGCTCGCGGGGATCACGGTCGTCCTCTCGTTTCTGACCGTCGGATACGCGTACTGGGTATTCGACCGGTAG
- a CDS encoding ATP-dependent DNA ligase, which produces MEYAALVDVYDRLAATDSTDGKRDCLAEVFADAGPLLGRLVTLARGRLSPAYDRTELGVSSSLTLDAIRRATGATESAVRDRWQATGDLGDAAAWAAEHGGQQTLFSEPLTVERVHDTLRDLADFEGTGSQDRKVDAVAGLLADADPDEARYVVRTALGHLRVGVGEGTIRDAIAVAFLDGSADAVDAVERAYQVTTDFRVVAETAREAGVDGLAALDVEPGRPVQVMLAEKSESPAGAVADAAADGTAVCEYKYDGVRIQIHVDGDDVWLFTRRLEEVTDQFPDVVSAVRAGVEADRAILDGELVGYAPGTVATDARDPVAFQTLSRRIKRETDVEALAREIPAVVHLFDCLATDETRLESPLSDRRQRCSDVVDPVTPAPDEPRAGLELARSRRVAVDDPDAAASFYREALDAGHEGLMVKNPAATYQPGRRVGRLLKVKPTMEPLDLVVTRATYSEGRRSEWLGRLYLGCYDPDADAFREVGRLSTGYTDDELAALTDRLEDLVTARDGRDVELRPEVVLEVEYEEIQRSPEYGSGYALRFPRFLGVREDVAPTDADSVGRVESLYEGQ; this is translated from the coding sequence ATGGAGTACGCCGCCCTCGTCGACGTCTACGACCGGCTCGCGGCCACCGACTCCACCGACGGGAAGCGCGACTGCCTCGCCGAGGTGTTCGCCGATGCCGGGCCGCTGCTCGGCCGGCTCGTCACGCTCGCCCGCGGCCGGCTCTCCCCGGCGTACGACCGGACCGAACTCGGGGTCTCGTCCAGCCTCACTCTCGATGCGATCCGCCGCGCGACCGGGGCGACGGAGTCTGCGGTGCGCGACCGATGGCAGGCGACCGGCGACCTCGGGGACGCGGCGGCGTGGGCGGCCGAACACGGCGGCCAGCAGACCCTGTTCTCGGAGCCGCTGACCGTCGAGCGCGTCCACGACACCCTCCGGGACCTCGCCGACTTCGAGGGCACGGGCAGCCAGGACCGGAAGGTCGACGCCGTCGCCGGGCTGCTCGCCGACGCCGACCCCGACGAGGCGCGGTACGTCGTGCGGACGGCACTCGGCCACCTCCGCGTCGGCGTCGGCGAGGGCACCATCCGCGACGCGATCGCGGTGGCGTTTCTCGACGGCTCCGCCGACGCGGTCGACGCCGTCGAGCGTGCCTACCAGGTGACGACGGACTTCCGCGTCGTCGCCGAGACCGCCCGCGAGGCGGGGGTCGACGGGCTCGCCGCCCTCGACGTCGAACCCGGCCGCCCAGTCCAGGTGATGCTCGCCGAGAAGTCGGAGTCGCCGGCCGGTGCCGTCGCCGACGCCGCGGCCGACGGCACCGCGGTCTGTGAGTACAAGTACGACGGCGTCCGGATCCAGATCCACGTCGACGGCGACGACGTGTGGCTTTTCACCCGGCGGCTGGAGGAGGTCACCGATCAGTTCCCGGACGTCGTCAGCGCGGTCCGGGCGGGGGTCGAGGCCGACCGCGCGATCCTCGACGGCGAACTCGTGGGGTACGCCCCCGGGACCGTCGCGACCGACGCCCGCGACCCGGTGGCGTTCCAGACCCTCTCCCGACGGATCAAACGCGAGACCGACGTCGAGGCGCTGGCCCGGGAGATCCCCGCCGTGGTCCACCTCTTCGACTGCCTGGCGACCGACGAGACGCGGCTGGAGTCGCCCCTCTCGGACCGCCGGCAGCGGTGTTCCGACGTCGTCGACCCGGTGACGCCGGCCCCCGACGAGCCGCGGGCCGGGCTGGAACTCGCCCGCTCGCGTCGGGTCGCCGTCGACGACCCCGACGCTGCGGCGTCGTTCTACCGCGAGGCGCTCGACGCCGGCCACGAGGGGCTGATGGTAAAGAACCCCGCGGCGACCTACCAGCCCGGGCGGCGGGTCGGCCGGCTGCTGAAGGTCAAACCCACGATGGAGCCGCTGGATCTGGTCGTCACCCGCGCGACCTACAGCGAGGGGCGGCGCAGCGAGTGGCTCGGCCGACTGTATCTGGGGTGTTACGACCCCGACGCCGACGCGTTCCGGGAGGTTGGGCGGCTCTCGACCGGCTACACCGACGACGAGCTCGCGGCGCTGACCGACCGGCTGGAGGACCTCGTGACCGCGCGCGACGGCCGCGACGTGGAACTCCGACCGGAGGTCGTGCTCGAAGTCGAGTACGAGGAGATCCAGCGGTCCCCGGAGTACGGCTCCGGCTACGCCCTCCGGTTCCCTCGATTTCTGGGTGTTCGCGAGGACGTGGCGCCGACCGACGCAGACTCCGTCGGCCGGGTCGAGTCGCTCTACGAGGGACAGTAG
- a CDS encoding CopG family ribbon-helix-helix protein codes for MSVVSVSMPEELVDRIDQFAEDHGYTGRSEVLREASRNLLGEFEDKKLEGRDLMGVVTVVFDYETTSVEEKMMHLRHEHEDIVASNFHSHVGGHHCMELFVLEGSLEEISTFVGKIRATKDTLTIDYSVLPVDDFGPLADMD; via the coding sequence ATGAGCGTCGTCAGCGTCTCGATGCCGGAGGAACTGGTCGACCGCATCGACCAGTTCGCGGAGGATCACGGCTACACCGGCCGGAGCGAAGTGCTCCGCGAAGCGAGCCGGAACCTGCTGGGCGAGTTCGAGGACAAGAAGCTCGAAGGCCGCGACCTGATGGGTGTCGTCACCGTGGTCTTCGACTACGAGACCACGAGCGTCGAGGAGAAGATGATGCATCTCCGCCACGAACACGAGGACATCGTCGCCTCGAACTTCCACAGCCACGTCGGCGGCCACCACTGTATGGAACTGTTCGTGTTGGAGGGGTCCTTGGAGGAGATCTCGACGTTCGTCGGGAAGATCCGGGCGACGAAAGACACCCTCACGATCGACTACTCGGTGCTGCCCGTCGACGACTTCGGCCCGTTGGCCGATATGGACTGA
- a CDS encoding metallophosphoesterase, which produces MDFDPGPAPDSIGWFKQRGELPAIVSISDIHGYLEAARNALTAVGETDEYPPVVTVDDEGHLHWADNDYVLLVNGDLLDRGDRNRACLALLERLASEAPPGRVRYHLGNHEMAVLFPDRFRWPGVYSIEMDDDLRRSFVEHVADSRLPVAFEGYEYTYSHAGANEPFDVAAANEQARDAARRLVTMLREGRYREHQLDILPDYDLVFGLGGQFGRGPSAGLLWMDLEHMKRGAPPQVVGHSRQASPTRRGNVICENVIRNNLGVPGGEAVVIERPDGIAAVTNSPSGATVTEL; this is translated from the coding sequence ATGGACTTCGACCCAGGCCCAGCCCCGGACAGCATCGGGTGGTTCAAGCAGCGGGGTGAGCTGCCGGCGATCGTGAGCATCAGCGACATTCACGGCTACCTGGAGGCGGCGCGGAATGCGTTGACGGCCGTCGGCGAGACTGACGAGTATCCGCCGGTCGTCACGGTCGACGACGAGGGTCATCTCCACTGGGCGGACAACGACTACGTACTGCTCGTCAACGGCGACCTCCTCGACCGCGGGGACCGGAACCGTGCGTGTCTGGCGCTGTTGGAGCGGCTCGCGAGCGAGGCGCCGCCCGGACGCGTCCGCTACCACCTGGGGAACCACGAGATGGCCGTGCTGTTCCCCGACCGGTTCCGGTGGCCCGGCGTGTACAGCATCGAGATGGACGACGACCTCCGGCGGTCGTTCGTCGAACACGTCGCCGACTCGCGGCTTCCGGTCGCCTTCGAGGGATACGAATACACCTATTCACACGCGGGCGCGAACGAACCGTTCGACGTCGCCGCCGCAAACGAGCAGGCGCGCGACGCCGCCCGACGGCTGGTGACGATGCTCCGGGAGGGGCGCTACCGGGAGCACCAACTTGATATCCTGCCCGACTACGACCTGGTGTTCGGCCTCGGCGGGCAGTTCGGCCGGGGACCGTCGGCCGGGCTTCTGTGGATGGACCTCGAACATATGAAGCGGGGCGCACCGCCCCAGGTCGTCGGCCACTCCCGACAGGCGTCCCCGACGCGACGCGGGAACGTGATCTGCGAGAACGTGATCCGAAACAACCTGGGTGTCCCCGGCGGCGAGGCCGTCGTGATCGAACGCCCCGACGGGATCGCGGCCGTCACGAACTCGCCGTCGGGGGCGACGGTGACCGAACTGTAG
- a CDS encoding Dna2/Cas4 domain-containing protein encodes MPASADTVPVSDLARAAYCPRQLYYARRDDDRGPPESVETVRSLAFEYETLRKAADSRLRDRPIAVPPGTFRSNLDRVADRDVYDRLADPAGRDVLLHGRDCRGVAHKLLGADEGPGESSPMPTVISAGEPPPRGVWEPQRVRAVGLALALAWERGREIQRAIVEYPRHGVVRTVRLTTRNKSAYRRTLWTVRSMSGVPSRIDDESKCDACEYRKRCGTRTRSLKTMLGLG; translated from the coding sequence GTGCCCGCTTCCGCCGACACGGTTCCGGTTTCGGACCTTGCCCGCGCGGCGTACTGCCCGCGACAGCTCTACTACGCCCGGCGCGACGACGATCGCGGCCCGCCGGAGTCCGTCGAGACCGTCAGGAGCCTCGCGTTCGAGTACGAAACGCTCCGGAAGGCCGCCGACAGCCGGCTTCGGGACCGCCCGATCGCGGTCCCGCCGGGGACGTTCCGGTCGAACCTCGACCGCGTGGCCGACCGCGACGTCTACGACCGGCTAGCTGACCCGGCTGGCCGCGACGTGCTCCTCCACGGCCGGGACTGCCGCGGGGTTGCACACAAACTGCTCGGCGCCGACGAGGGGCCGGGGGAGTCGTCGCCGATGCCGACGGTGATCTCCGCCGGCGAGCCGCCGCCACGTGGGGTGTGGGAGCCCCAACGCGTCCGGGCGGTCGGGCTGGCGTTGGCGCTCGCCTGGGAGCGCGGGCGGGAGATCCAGCGGGCGATCGTGGAGTACCCGCGGCACGGCGTCGTCCGGACGGTCCGGCTGACGACGCGGAACAAAAGCGCCTACCGCCGCACGCTGTGGACCGTCCGGTCGATGAGCGGGGTGCCGAGCCGGATCGACGACGAGTCGAAGTGCGACGCCTGCGAGTATCGGAAGCGCTGCGGGACGCGAACGCGCTCGCTGAAGACGATGCTCGGACTGGGCTGA
- a CDS encoding L-threonylcarbamoyladenylate synthase: MTEDTRPSDRELGAAAAAVRDGGAVVYPTETVYGLGADATDPDAVERVFELKGRDRSKPLSLGVASIDAALGHTGPSGLALRFMRAFLPGPVTVVVERDSSLPDLLTAGRDRVGVRVPDHEAALSLFERAAVPVTATSANRSGSPSVTDPDDLDPALRESVAAVVDAGPTPGTESTVVDPERNVVHRRGAMADAIVAWLADETGTEPVVEDG; the protein is encoded by the coding sequence ATGACCGAGGACACACGGCCGTCCGACCGCGAACTCGGCGCGGCGGCGGCCGCCGTCCGTGACGGCGGCGCCGTCGTGTACCCGACGGAGACGGTCTACGGGCTGGGCGCCGACGCCACCGACCCCGACGCCGTCGAACGCGTCTTCGAGCTGAAAGGTCGCGACCGGTCGAAGCCGCTGTCGCTCGGCGTCGCGAGCATCGACGCCGCGCTGGGCCACACCGGACCGAGCGGGCTCGCGCTCCGGTTCATGCGGGCGTTTCTCCCCGGCCCGGTCACCGTCGTCGTCGAGCGCGATTCGTCGCTGCCGGACCTGCTCACCGCCGGCCGCGACCGGGTCGGCGTGCGCGTTCCCGACCACGAGGCGGCGCTGTCGCTGTTCGAGCGAGCCGCGGTCCCCGTGACCGCTACGAGCGCGAACCGGAGCGGCTCCCCGAGCGTCACGGACCCCGACGACCTCGACCCGGCGCTCCGGGAGTCCGTCGCCGCGGTCGTCGACGCCGGACCCACACCCGGGACCGAGAGCACGGTCGTCGACCCCGAGCGGAACGTCGTCCACCGCCGCGGCGCGATGGCCGACGCCATCGTCGCGTGGCTCGCCGACGAGACGGGGACGGAGCCCGTCGTCGAGGACGGATAG
- a CDS encoding MBL fold metallo-hydrolase RNA specificity domain-containing protein: MTVQYRDGIEIHLSDGTRVVCDADDPDGDVNVVTHAHGDHYPEGEATAVCSQLTADLATARRDTPLHRTTDDRIELVPAGHVAGSRAALVTDPDGTRYLYTGDVCTRPRFYLDGFDPPEADVLVVEATYGEPGYAFPDHDAVAAEIRSWLADTEAPVLLLGYALGRAQKLQLLAEDAGRDRILATDAVRRVNAVVEDHLDVSFDARPHDGVTLDAGDALVLPMTSGRIEWVGNLADEAGAVTAGFSGWAVDDSFKFRGGFDETFPLSDHCDFPELRDLVAAVDPERVYTQHGSAAALADHLTEAGHDATALRRNQLSLGDF; encoded by the coding sequence GTGACGGTCCAGTACCGCGACGGGATCGAGATCCACCTTTCCGACGGCACCCGGGTCGTCTGCGACGCCGACGACCCCGACGGGGACGTGAACGTCGTCACCCACGCCCACGGCGACCACTACCCCGAGGGGGAGGCCACGGCGGTGTGCTCGCAGCTCACCGCCGACCTCGCGACCGCGCGCCGCGACACCCCGCTTCACCGGACGACCGACGACCGGATCGAACTGGTGCCGGCGGGCCACGTCGCGGGCTCCCGGGCGGCGCTCGTGACCGACCCCGACGGAACGCGGTACCTCTACACCGGCGACGTCTGCACCCGCCCGCGGTTCTACCTCGACGGGTTCGACCCGCCGGAGGCCGACGTGCTCGTCGTCGAGGCCACCTACGGCGAGCCGGGCTACGCCTTCCCCGACCACGACGCCGTCGCCGCGGAGATCCGGTCGTGGCTGGCGGACACCGAGGCGCCGGTCCTCCTCTTGGGGTACGCTCTCGGCCGCGCCCAGAAGCTCCAACTGCTCGCCGAGGACGCCGGCCGCGACCGGATCCTCGCGACCGACGCCGTCCGCCGGGTGAACGCGGTCGTCGAGGACCACCTCGACGTCAGCTTCGACGCCCGGCCCCACGACGGAGTCACGCTCGACGCCGGCGACGCCCTGGTGCTTCCGATGACGAGCGGCCGGATCGAATGGGTCGGGAACCTCGCCGACGAGGCGGGCGCGGTGACGGCGGGCTTTTCGGGGTGGGCGGTCGACGACTCGTTCAAGTTCCGGGGCGGCTTCGACGAGACGTTCCCGCTGTCGGACCACTGTGACTTCCCCGAACTCCGCGACCTGGTTGCGGCGGTCGACCCCGAGCGGGTGTACACGCAGCACGGGTCGGCGGCGGCGCTGGCCGACCACCTCACCGAGGCCGGCCACGACGCGACCGCGCTCCGGCGAAACCAGCTGTCGCTCGGGGACTTCTGA
- a CDS encoding cupin domain-containing protein, whose protein sequence is MIGSDPTPHLRRAADVEYESVELADGLRKGVLLGDDQGTPNFDMRRFVLEPGARVPRHTNEVEHEQFVVEGDYVVGIGEETYTVSAGDSLLVPAGVEHWYRNDSDTRGSFLCVVPKTDDRIEIRE, encoded by the coding sequence ATGATCGGATCCGATCCGACTCCACACCTCCGCCGGGCGGCCGACGTCGAGTACGAGTCGGTCGAACTCGCCGACGGGCTCCGGAAGGGCGTCCTACTCGGCGACGACCAGGGGACGCCGAACTTCGATATGCGTCGGTTCGTCTTGGAACCGGGCGCCCGCGTCCCGCGGCACACCAACGAAGTCGAACACGAGCAGTTCGTCGTCGAGGGCGACTACGTCGTGGGCATCGGCGAGGAGACGTACACGGTTTCGGCGGGCGATTCGCTCCTCGTCCCCGCCGGCGTCGAACACTGGTACCGAAACGACAGCGACACTCGGGGGTCGTTCCTCTGTGTCGTGCCGAAGACCGACGACCGGATCGAGATCCGCGAGTGA
- a CDS encoding ArsR/SmtB family transcription factor produces the protein MDSAVLLDLLGNENRRRILRLLSHKPCYVTEISEYLGVSPKAVIDHLRRLEDAGLIESRTDDQRRKYFHIARNLRLEVSVSPYRFGAKSAYPASRSLDMRGRCQHISLNLPGAADRDDGPAGTDGDAADHEVGFDPEDRAGTDGEPAGVTRPEGSSGSDDAVEDPDDGVADLAREYAYLEDVESELSLAQRWVHGRVTDVLDSLSDRLGSEADSRFHAEVLAAIARGNRDVRAIAGDINADPDRVETALERLADRDLIERDGRRWTIR, from the coding sequence ATGGACTCCGCGGTACTCCTGGACCTTCTCGGGAACGAGAACCGGCGGCGCATCCTCCGGCTTCTCTCTCATAAACCCTGTTACGTCACCGAGATCAGCGAGTACCTCGGGGTCAGCCCCAAGGCCGTCATCGACCACCTCAGGCGGCTCGAGGACGCGGGGCTGATCGAGAGCCGGACCGACGACCAGCGCCGGAAGTACTTCCACATCGCGCGGAACCTCCGACTGGAGGTCAGCGTCTCGCCGTACCGGTTCGGCGCGAAGAGCGCGTACCCCGCCAGCCGGAGCCTGGATATGCGCGGGCGGTGTCAGCACATCTCGTTGAACCTTCCCGGCGCCGCCGACCGTGACGACGGCCCTGCCGGGACCGACGGTGACGCCGCCGACCACGAGGTCGGGTTCGACCCCGAGGACCGGGCCGGGACCGACGGCGAGCCCGCCGGCGTCACCCGACCCGAGGGATCGAGCGGCAGCGACGACGCGGTCGAGGATCCCGACGACGGCGTCGCCGACCTCGCCCGCGAGTACGCCTACCTCGAGGACGTCGAGAGCGAACTCTCCCTGGCACAGCGGTGGGTCCACGGGCGCGTGACCGACGTCCTCGACAGCTTGAGCGACCGGCTCGGCTCGGAGGCCGACAGCCGGTTCCACGCGGAGGTGCTCGCCGCGATCGCGCGGGGGAACCGCGACGTCCGGGCCATCGCGGGCGACATCAACGCCGATCCCGATCGGGTCGAGACCGCGCTCGAACGGCTCGCCGACCGCGACCTGATCGAACGCGACGGCCGCCGCTGGACCATCCGGTAG